In a genomic window of Sutcliffiella sp. FSL R7-0096:
- a CDS encoding DUF4181 domain-containing protein, which yields MFWLNFAFIGVIVMVIVYGVRFLLRRAFKIKKSKKEFFSYNHINDLHRKVDWAMRIIIMIVNITLVGMILYENISISVVVFGLVVLIIGDRFVQAFFEWKYSDNPKEAILTLSDMLVMVLSVVIVSSMNLLNLNLI from the coding sequence ATGTTTTGGCTGAATTTTGCATTCATTGGAGTTATAGTTATGGTAATTGTGTACGGAGTGAGATTCTTATTACGAAGGGCATTTAAAATCAAAAAGAGTAAAAAGGAGTTTTTCTCATACAATCACATTAATGATTTGCATAGGAAAGTTGATTGGGCCATGAGAATAATTATAATGATTGTCAACATCACCCTTGTCGGAATGATCCTTTATGAGAACATCTCTATATCCGTAGTGGTGTTTGGCCTTGTGGTACTCATTATAGGTGATCGTTTCGTGCAGGCATTCTTTGAATGGAAATATTCCGATAATCCCAAAGAAGCCATCTTAACTCTAAGCGATATGTTAGTCATGGTGCTTTCTGTCGTGATCGTTTCTAGCATGAACTTATTAAACTTAAATTTAATCTAG
- a CDS encoding HAMP domain-containing sensor histidine kinase, whose amino-acid sequence MGKMMHSFRSKMVLLFGLSMIFSGIITFIVFKSLQLYYYTNVEYGDQLEYYRKVMNQIGDINVFLLLFIPLSFMFFYILTKRYSIYFYKILIGINQLSRGDFTHQIQIKSNDEFQQIAHDINLASEKLKQAVERGDFSESSKDQLVVNLAHDLRTPLTSVLGYLDLILKDENLTKEQARHFLTIAFTKSQRLERLIDELFEITRMNYGMLPVEKNRLNLTDLLNQLKEELYPVLKKNHLVARLECTSHLPILGDGELIARVFENLLTNAIRYGYEGQYVDIYGTIELDEVVVQVVNYGDSIPPDELPQIFEMFYTGDKARTNQEDSTGLGLFIARNILEQHNGTITVESNVIKTVFEVRLPKDNEQINLDK is encoded by the coding sequence ATGGGTAAAATGATGCACAGCTTTAGGTCAAAAATGGTACTATTATTTGGTTTAAGTATGATTTTTTCTGGAATTATAACATTTATAGTCTTTAAATCACTCCAACTGTATTATTATACCAATGTCGAGTATGGTGACCAACTAGAATATTATCGGAAGGTTATGAATCAAATTGGCGACATTAATGTATTTTTACTACTTTTTATCCCTCTTTCGTTCATGTTCTTTTACATACTTACGAAGCGATATTCTATCTATTTTTACAAGATTTTAATCGGAATCAACCAACTATCTCGGGGAGACTTTACCCATCAAATTCAAATAAAATCAAATGATGAATTTCAGCAAATAGCCCATGATATCAATTTGGCAAGTGAAAAATTGAAACAAGCTGTAGAAAGAGGCGATTTTTCGGAAAGCAGTAAGGATCAATTGGTTGTAAATTTAGCTCATGATTTGCGGACGCCGCTTACCTCTGTACTGGGATATTTAGATTTAATCCTAAAGGATGAAAACTTGACAAAAGAACAAGCAAGACATTTTTTAACCATTGCTTTCACTAAGTCTCAACGTTTAGAAAGGCTGATTGATGAATTATTTGAAATAACTAGAATGAACTATGGAATGCTTCCGGTTGAAAAAAATAGATTGAACTTAACGGACCTCCTTAATCAATTAAAGGAAGAATTGTATCCAGTCCTCAAAAAGAATCATTTGGTTGCCCGCCTGGAATGTACCTCTCACTTACCAATTTTAGGTGATGGAGAATTGATAGCCCGTGTGTTTGAAAATCTTCTGACCAATGCCATTCGTTATGGATATGAAGGTCAGTATGTCGATATCTACGGCACTATTGAACTAGATGAAGTAGTCGTTCAAGTTGTGAATTATGGAGATAGTATTCCTCCTGATGAACTCCCGCAAATCTTTGAGATGTTCTATACTGGTGACAAGGCAAGAACGAATCAAGAAGACAGCACTGGTCTTGGCTTGTTCATTGCGAGGAATATTTTAGAGCAGCACAATGGTACCATCACTGTCGAAAGTAATGTCATCAAAACAGTCTTTGAAGTTCGCTTACCAAAGGATAATGAACAAATTAATCTAGATAAATAA
- a CDS encoding GNAT family N-acetyltransferase encodes MLNVEIRRPRAEDINELNHFFRTVIKDTFNKEGIGDKLEDLETEIQAKKNYLSSDLKSNGKERYFLLALDGEKIIGTIEYGAASDLICKCTSNALKEIHEVGTVFVHPAFQRMGIGNVLLKKIIETLHSKRIEEFCLDSGYVSAQKIWKKKFGDPAYLLENYWGEGYHHMIWRIKVRV; translated from the coding sequence GTGCTTAACGTAGAGATAAGAAGGCCAAGAGCGGAGGATATTAACGAATTAAACCATTTTTTTAGAACAGTGATAAAAGATACTTTCAATAAAGAAGGTATAGGGGATAAGTTAGAGGACCTAGAAACCGAGATCCAAGCCAAGAAAAACTACTTATCTAGTGATCTAAAGAGCAATGGAAAAGAACGATATTTTTTGCTTGCTTTAGATGGAGAAAAAATTATTGGGACAATAGAATATGGTGCAGCAAGCGACCTTATATGTAAATGCACTAGTAATGCCTTAAAAGAGATCCATGAGGTGGGTACAGTATTTGTGCATCCTGCTTTCCAAAGGATGGGTATAGGTAATGTGCTTTTGAAAAAAATAATTGAGACATTGCACAGTAAGAGGATAGAAGAATTTTGCCTAGATAGTGGGTATGTGAGTGCACAGAAAATCTGGAAAAAGAAGTTTGGAGATCCTGCTTATCTCCTAGAGAATTATTGGGGCGAGGGCTATCACCATATGATTTGGAGAATCAAAGTGAGAGTTTAG
- the vanR gene encoding vancomycin resistance response regulator transcription factor, VanR-F/VanR-M family, whose product MKRLSILIADDDAEIADLVAIHLEKEGYHVIKVSDGEEAVLAVETQSVDLMILDIMMPKMDGYEVTRSIREKHNLPIIFLSAKTSDFDKVQGLVIGADDYMTKPFTPIELVARVNAQLRRFMKLNQPKIDNKSSLEYRGLVITPDQRTVTLYGESIQLRPKEFDILYLLACNPKKVYSVENIFQQVWGEAYFESGNTVMVHIRTLRKKLEEDKRKEKWIKTVWGVGYTFNG is encoded by the coding sequence TTGAAACGTTTATCCATTTTAATTGCTGATGATGATGCTGAAATTGCTGATCTGGTCGCTATCCATTTAGAAAAAGAAGGGTATCATGTTATAAAAGTTTCAGATGGGGAAGAGGCTGTTCTTGCAGTTGAAACTCAATCGGTTGATTTGATGATTTTAGATATCATGATGCCAAAAATGGATGGTTATGAAGTAACCCGAAGCATTCGCGAAAAGCATAATTTGCCGATCATCTTTTTAAGTGCCAAGACATCGGATTTCGATAAGGTACAGGGACTAGTCATTGGAGCGGATGATTATATGACGAAGCCATTCACACCAATAGAATTGGTTGCCCGTGTAAATGCTCAACTCAGACGTTTTATGAAGCTTAATCAGCCGAAAATAGATAATAAAAGCTCCTTGGAATATAGAGGGTTAGTGATAACTCCTGATCAGCGCACAGTAACCCTTTATGGTGAGAGCATACAGCTTAGGCCGAAAGAGTTTGACATTTTGTATTTACTTGCGTGTAATCCAAAGAAGGTTTATAGTGTGGAAAATATATTCCAGCAGGTTTGGGGTGAAGCATATTTTGAAAGTGGGAATACCGTTATGGTTCACATACGTACACTTAGGAAAAAGCTTGAAGAAGATAAGCGGAAAGAAAAATGGATTAAGACAGTATGGGGAGTAGGGTATACATTTAATGGGTAA
- a CDS encoding DUF4269 domain-containing protein yields MKTGNIKQQEAYSAIMDLCVFDELHAYNPVLCGTLPIGIDIKGSDLDIIMEVQELDFFAEQLQTLYADKENFSLKRTTIRGKEVVKANFIFRNFEFELFGQAQLVHKQFAYLHMMIEYELLKRKPGLKEKVIYLKNQGYKTEPAFCKLLNIGGDPYEGLILFGVKEGIV; encoded by the coding sequence ATGAAGACCGGAAATATAAAGCAGCAGGAGGCTTATTCAGCAATTATGGACTTGTGTGTATTTGATGAGCTCCATGCTTACAACCCCGTCCTATGTGGAACGCTTCCCATCGGTATTGATATAAAAGGGTCAGATTTAGACATCATTATGGAAGTACAGGAATTAGATTTTTTTGCAGAGCAACTACAAACTCTTTACGCTGATAAAGAAAATTTCTCTTTGAAAAGAACTACGATCCGAGGGAAAGAAGTCGTGAAAGCGAACTTCATCTTTCGGAATTTCGAGTTTGAATTGTTCGGCCAAGCTCAGCTTGTACATAAGCAGTTTGCGTACCTCCATATGATGATTGAATATGAACTGTTGAAAAGAAAGCCCGGCTTAAAAGAGAAAGTGATATACCTTAAAAACCAAGGATACAAAACGGAACCAGCTTTTTGTAAACTCCTAAACATTGGCGGAGACCCTTACGAAGGTCTGATCCTGTTCGGAGTGAAAGAAGGAATCGTGTAG
- a CDS encoding STAS domain-containing protein translates to MQNTSYSTQKMIYKNFDEAADNILKMMSGLLDINTLFIAKNDRSTNKIMKVLNKKDILLEEGDTLPFEQTFCKLSVEYGSRTLLIPDITQSDLTKNMGVTKKLGGGSFIGIPIYFEDGHNYGTLCGLDNRPHNFREDLIELFETMGSLLTYVLELDEAYQQIRSLSVPFIPITKGVAALTITGNVNEQRADTIITLALEKSQDLDLDYLIIDLSGIGKINEIVSFSLLKIVNLLQVIGVKPILTGITPDVAIKAIGIGFETDDIPIQSNLEQALKKIGFSLYKNDVRGS, encoded by the coding sequence ATGCAAAATACCTCCTATAGCACGCAGAAAATGATTTACAAAAACTTTGATGAGGCAGCAGACAATATCTTAAAGATGATGAGCGGGCTTCTCGACATCAACACCTTGTTCATTGCAAAAAACGACCGCAGTACGAACAAAATAATGAAAGTACTGAACAAAAAAGATATTTTGCTAGAAGAGGGTGACACCCTTCCATTTGAGCAAACATTTTGCAAGCTCTCTGTTGAGTATGGCAGCAGGACCTTGCTTATCCCGGATATTACCCAAAGTGACCTGACAAAGAACATGGGTGTGACAAAAAAATTAGGAGGGGGTAGTTTTATCGGGATCCCCATTTATTTTGAGGACGGACATAATTACGGGACACTATGTGGACTGGACAACAGACCGCATAATTTTCGGGAAGATTTGATTGAGTTATTTGAGACAATGGGATCACTACTTACATATGTACTTGAACTGGATGAAGCCTATCAACAGATTCGCAGCCTATCTGTCCCGTTCATTCCAATAACAAAAGGAGTTGCCGCCCTTACCATCACAGGAAATGTCAATGAACAACGGGCAGACACCATCATCACCCTGGCATTAGAAAAAAGCCAAGACCTAGACTTGGACTATTTAATCATCGACCTTTCCGGCATTGGAAAAATAAATGAAATAGTCAGCTTTTCTTTACTTAAAATAGTCAATCTCCTTCAAGTAATAGGCGTGAAACCAATCCTTACAGGAATCACCCCGGACGTCGCCATTAAAGCAATCGGCATCGGCTTTGAAACGGATGATATCCCCATTCAATCCAACCTGGAACAGGCATTAAAGAAGATAGGGTTTTCTTTGTATAAGAATGATGTTAGGGGTAGTTGA
- a CDS encoding GNAT family protein gives MEPKSQQRKASEQSIQQGNYTNEGTKTFLVQDKKETAIGMLRLFDLEDPTCLFDLRLRQQDRGQNRGAHAVKWLTGYAFMNYPHLIRIEGHTRHDNLAMRKTFHNCGYVKEAYHRSAWPQEDKLFDSVGYAITRTDWEQGTTTPIEDSVRF, from the coding sequence ATGGAACCGAAAAGCCAACAGAGGAAAGCGTCCGAACAATCCATACAACAAGGCAACTATACAAACGAAGGAACAAAAACCTTCCTCGTTCAGGACAAAAAAGAAACCGCCATTGGGATGCTCCGTCTTTTTGATCTGGAGGATCCTACCTGCCTGTTTGACCTCAGGCTCAGACAACAAGACAGAGGTCAAAATAGAGGAGCGCATGCCGTAAAATGGCTCACCGGATACGCATTCATGAACTACCCGCACCTCATCAGGATCGAAGGGCATACTCGCCACGACAACCTGGCGATGCGCAAAACCTTCCACAATTGCGGGTACGTAAAAGAAGCCTACCACAGGAGTGCCTGGCCTCAAGAAGATAAGCTATTTGATTCCGTGGGCTATGCCATCACGCGCACAGATTGGGAGCAAGGCACCACAACACCAATCGAGGACAGTGTCCGGTTCTAA
- a CDS encoding GNAT family N-acetyltransferase — protein sequence MNLFNIIKNKQEYWLVDQIKKDGIPTEIYLRKLREILQEWNRLEIGYLSLLMDEQFESWLLENNFGKVSSIVEYTRKLEELPDADDLIVGHSLAEGLLDVQKYAELYELCRSGSANKNTKQPVSQVMSSIENELGPEWRQHCFYFMKDGGFAGISIPHIEMGTEDEGRLFYFGVVPDLRGQGIGGQIHKNSMALLKQFHATYYVGSTDIHNTNMIKIFEKNGCELRDRKGIYKIVRCKNQI from the coding sequence TTGAACTTATTTAATATCATTAAAAACAAACAGGAATATTGGCTTGTAGATCAAATTAAAAAGGACGGCATTCCAACAGAAATATATTTACGCAAATTGAGAGAAATCCTGCAGGAGTGGAATCGTCTAGAGATTGGATATTTGTCTTTACTTATGGATGAACAATTTGAAAGCTGGCTGCTTGAAAATAACTTTGGCAAAGTTTCAAGCATCGTGGAATATACAAGAAAGCTAGAGGAATTGCCGGACGCGGACGATTTAATAGTGGGGCATTCCCTAGCAGAAGGGTTGCTCGATGTTCAGAAATACGCGGAACTATATGAGCTTTGTCGTTCTGGTTCTGCCAATAAGAATACGAAGCAACCGGTAAGTCAGGTAATGAGTTCTATAGAAAATGAATTGGGACCGGAATGGCGACAGCATTGTTTTTATTTTATGAAAGATGGTGGCTTTGCCGGCATTAGTATCCCTCATATTGAGATGGGAACGGAAGATGAAGGAAGATTATTTTATTTTGGCGTCGTACCAGATCTAAGAGGGCAAGGAATCGGGGGGCAAATACATAAAAACAGTATGGCGTTACTCAAGCAATTCCATGCCACCTATTATGTCGGAAGCACCGATATCCACAATACCAATATGATAAAGATATTTGAGAAAAATGGTTGTGAGCTACGGGATAGGAAGGGGATTTATAAGATAGTTAGATGCAAAAATCAGATTTAA
- a CDS encoding DinB family protein, translating into MEFNLKEAMEILEQTPTTIESFVGGLSKEWLSCTEGEGTWNAKEVISHLIEGEKVNWIPRLRFILQEGNSKPFPAFDRYSHMNDKDSSITEALIAFKVIRKENLEILKKSITTDAQLELKGVHPELGEVKVRELISTWAVHDLTHIAQITRVLAKGYREEVGPWREYLGILNR; encoded by the coding sequence ATGGAGTTTAACCTAAAGGAAGCAATGGAAATCCTCGAGCAAACACCGACAACTATAGAAAGCTTTGTTGGCGGTCTATCGAAAGAATGGTTAAGTTGCACGGAAGGAGAAGGGACCTGGAATGCAAAGGAAGTCATCTCCCATTTAATAGAAGGAGAAAAGGTGAACTGGATACCACGACTCCGTTTTATTTTACAAGAAGGAAACAGCAAACCTTTTCCGGCGTTTGACCGATATTCCCATATGAATGACAAAGATAGCTCTATTACCGAAGCGTTGATAGCTTTCAAAGTGATACGCAAGGAAAATCTGGAAATCCTGAAAAAGTCGATCACGACAGATGCCCAGTTGGAGCTTAAGGGAGTTCACCCAGAGCTAGGGGAAGTGAAAGTGCGCGAATTGATATCTACCTGGGCTGTTCATGACCTTACCCATATTGCTCAAATAACCCGCGTCCTCGCGAAAGGATATAGGGAAGAGGTAGGTCCATGGAGGGAATACTTGGGAATACTAAATAGATAG
- a CDS encoding AAA family ATPase, which translates to MTRSIYIISGPCGVGKSTITKGLARKLEKTVLVEGDMISALFVGQVQPPWEEKLSIVWQNLSSLTKNFLLNGYDVVIDYVVEDELEWFCKELQQTGLDISLHYYVLLADPEVLVERITRRGDTNMIPRSLELLHQLENKKENALHLYDTTNKDPKVIIEEIAGNSTHYYP; encoded by the coding sequence ATGACAAGGTCCATCTATATCATTTCTGGTCCCTGTGGTGTTGGAAAATCGACCATCACAAAAGGGCTCGCACGGAAATTAGAGAAAACGGTACTAGTTGAGGGTGACATGATTAGCGCCTTGTTTGTCGGCCAAGTGCAGCCACCTTGGGAAGAAAAGCTCTCCATTGTCTGGCAGAACTTAAGCAGCCTTACCAAGAATTTTTTGTTGAATGGCTACGATGTTGTCATTGATTATGTGGTGGAAGACGAATTGGAGTGGTTTTGCAAAGAACTCCAACAGACAGGATTGGATATTTCGCTTCATTACTATGTCTTACTTGCTGATCCGGAAGTGCTTGTTGAGCGAATAACCAGACGGGGAGACACCAACATGATTCCTCGATCCTTGGAGCTTCTCCATCAGCTGGAAAATAAAAAGGAAAACGCTCTCCATCTATATGACACGACCAATAAAGATCCGAAAGTCATCATAGAAGAAATTGCAGGCAATAGTACACATTATTATCCTTGA
- a CDS encoding YcxB family protein yields the protein MEEKKETVSISGVISKEMFQKYMAYHVNEENKYTFPIVLTAFFLCLWFVANINRFVSLIGTLLLGGFAMLLISVLIKLRATKEYKSDRQIMGEIFLAFSEDGIQQKRHKSEAFWEWNDVLTINEKKEMFLFYVSKNRAVLLPKNFMVNHEMIKLRKIIHNNALTQKVKLLEEAV from the coding sequence TTGGAAGAAAAGAAAGAAACTGTTTCCATAAGTGGGGTTATTAGTAAAGAAATGTTTCAAAAGTACATGGCTTATCATGTAAATGAAGAAAATAAATATACATTTCCTATTGTCTTAACAGCATTCTTTCTATGTTTATGGTTTGTTGCTAATATAAATCGGTTCGTTTCACTAATTGGAACCTTGTTACTAGGAGGCTTTGCTATGCTACTAATCTCTGTATTAATCAAGTTGCGTGCGACCAAGGAATATAAAAGCGACAGGCAGATCATGGGCGAGATTTTTCTTGCGTTCAGCGAAGATGGCATCCAGCAGAAGCGTCATAAGTCAGAAGCATTTTGGGAGTGGAATGATGTCCTTACCATCAATGAAAAGAAGGAAATGTTTCTGTTCTATGTATCCAAAAATAGGGCGGTACTATTACCGAAAAACTTTATGGTCAACCATGAGATGATCAAATTAAGAAAAATCATACATAACAACGCATTGACCCAGAAGGTTAAATTGTTAGAGGAAGCGGTGTAG
- a CDS encoding HAD family hydrolase — protein sequence MEKYKVILFDLDGTLSDPKEGITKSVQFALEKMNIVEPDTNKLECFIGPPLQVSFAEYYGFSERESKSAIDFYRERFKEKGMFENVIYPNISLLLAKLKENDYLLVVATSKPTVFAEQIVKHFDLDQYFQLIVGSNLDGTRSSKTEIIQYILDKYTNYEPSDFIMIGDRKHDIIGAKNTGIDSIGVTYGYGSLEEISDAKPTNIVNGVEQLKDLLLGSVVK from the coding sequence TTGGAAAAATACAAAGTAATTCTATTCGATTTAGATGGGACCCTTTCCGATCCAAAAGAAGGGATTACAAAATCTGTTCAATTTGCATTAGAGAAAATGAATATTGTGGAGCCTGATACCAATAAGCTAGAATGTTTCATTGGTCCACCACTCCAGGTATCTTTTGCAGAGTATTACGGTTTTAGTGAAAGGGAATCAAAGAGTGCAATTGATTTTTACCGAGAGAGATTTAAGGAAAAGGGTATGTTTGAAAATGTGATATATCCCAATATTTCCTTGCTACTAGCAAAATTAAAGGAGAATGACTATTTGTTAGTGGTTGCTACCTCGAAGCCTACCGTTTTTGCTGAACAAATTGTGAAGCATTTTGATTTAGATCAGTATTTTCAACTCATTGTTGGGAGTAACCTGGATGGAACACGATCATCCAAAACGGAAATCATTCAATACATACTAGATAAATATACTAATTATGAACCTAGCGATTTTATCATGATAGGAGATCGGAAGCACGATATCATTGGGGCGAAGAATACAGGGATCGACTCCATTGGAGTGACGTATGGTTATGGGTCGTTAGAAGAGATTAGTGATGCTAAGCCAACTAATATCGTTAATGGTGTGGAACAATTGAAGGATTTGTTGTTGGGAAGCGTGGTCAAATAA
- a CDS encoding GNAT family protein, whose amino-acid sequence MTTTNNSALTNTPITIQGTKIQLKKLTIPDLPMLYHLMYGDPNPEYKKWDAPYFPLQMIDEETYLSKMTKQLNEGQDSIYLIQTRTDEHQTIGSVTYYWEHEPSNWLEMGIIIYLPEFWNGGYGTEAIQLWTDHLFQTKPQIPRVGYTTWSGNHRMVKVGTKLNFTQEARIRNVRTYQGKLYDSIRMGMLREEWEQTKSKTTSNQSGGN is encoded by the coding sequence ATGACAACAACCAACAATTCAGCACTAACAAACACACCAATCACCATCCAAGGAACCAAAATCCAATTAAAAAAGCTAACCATCCCAGACCTGCCCATGCTATACCACCTGATGTATGGCGACCCGAACCCAGAATATAAAAAGTGGGACGCCCCATACTTCCCGCTCCAAATGATCGACGAGGAAACCTACCTCTCCAAAATGACGAAACAACTAAACGAAGGACAGGACTCGATCTACCTGATTCAAACACGAACCGATGAGCATCAAACCATTGGCAGCGTCACGTACTACTGGGAGCACGAACCTTCCAACTGGCTTGAAATGGGCATCATCATTTACCTGCCCGAATTCTGGAACGGCGGTTACGGAACAGAAGCCATTCAATTATGGACCGACCACCTTTTCCAAACGAAACCGCAGATTCCAAGAGTCGGATACACTACCTGGTCCGGAAACCATCGCATGGTCAAAGTCGGGACCAAACTGAATTTCACACAGGAAGCCCGCATTCGAAACGTCCGAACCTATCAGGGCAAACTGTATGATTCCATCCGCATGGGCATGCTGCGCGAGGAGTGGGAGCAAACGAAATCCAAAACCACATCCAACCAAAGCGGAGGAAACTAA
- a CDS encoding SMI1/KNR4 family protein, whose translation MKKVINMINPSSKVDGVSLVELKKTEKALGAIFPDEYKELFLETNGAKFGEWTLFPIQTNEQTALPIDIVKQNQHRPQNLPSDMVCIGEKLNGDKLCYRIRKRFMQELIYTWNDKTGLGKYASLSLSDFIDRHVPKVNINKPNILGTFIVESGKLIVTDPYYNVDEEAELQIVLLNVKNGCWTASVSYTTDEVVKNLFVFYGEKKPSGKWHVCDKQIGIDSAQAGIFDFKTFVKNEAIQFDEIVSSDAQGGVVSDGVVSMSGYGDGLYEVKVKYNISKKVVGVMIDFADEE comes from the coding sequence ATGAAGAAAGTAATAAATATGATTAATCCAAGTTCGAAAGTGGATGGCGTGTCGTTAGTTGAATTGAAAAAAACAGAAAAAGCACTTGGTGCTATTTTTCCAGATGAATACAAGGAACTTTTTTTAGAAACGAATGGCGCAAAATTTGGCGAGTGGACTTTGTTTCCTATTCAAACTAATGAACAAACGGCATTACCAATTGATATAGTAAAACAAAATCAGCACAGACCTCAAAATCTACCGAGTGATATGGTTTGTATTGGTGAAAAACTGAATGGTGATAAACTCTGCTATCGAATTAGGAAAAGGTTTATGCAGGAACTAATTTATACTTGGAATGACAAAACTGGGTTAGGCAAATATGCGTCTTTATCGTTAAGTGATTTTATTGATAGGCATGTGCCCAAAGTGAATATTAATAAGCCTAATATACTGGGCACTTTTATAGTTGAAAGTGGAAAGCTAATTGTTACTGACCCCTACTATAACGTGGATGAAGAAGCTGAGTTACAAATTGTACTTTTAAATGTGAAAAATGGTTGTTGGACAGCTTCTGTTTCTTATACTACTGATGAAGTTGTTAAAAACTTATTTGTATTTTATGGGGAAAAGAAACCAAGTGGAAAATGGCATGTTTGCGATAAGCAGATTGGAATTGACTCTGCACAAGCAGGAATTTTTGATTTTAAAACATTTGTTAAAAACGAAGCCATCCAATTTGATGAGATTGTTTCTTCAGATGCACAGGGGGGAGTTGTCTCAGATGGTGTGGTTTCAATGTCTGGTTATGGTGATGGATTGTACGAGGTAAAAGTAAAATATAACATTTCAAAAAAGGTTGTTGGAGTGATGATTGACTTTGCAGATGAGGAATAA
- the vanY gene encoding VanY-A/VanY-F/VanY-M family D-Ala-D-Ala carboxypeptidase: MKKWGLALIICLGLTFVYMKPFAEPKVEIQYDDYKNDKEDSWTTEEIQKEINVEQIYQGNLLLVNSEHPVYQESIKSDIVNLSANNDLTQGYVLLGTDIYLSEEIAHKFQEMIAAAGKEGLQYFAITSGFRDFNEQSILFQNMGSDYALPPGYSEHNLGLSLDVGSTQMRMTDAPEGKWIEENAWKYGFILRYPKDKVGITGIQYEPWHIRYVGFPHSAIMKEKNLVLEEYMEYLKKEETISANVNGERYEISYYPVTENTSIPVPADHYYEISGNNVDGVIVTVFSS; the protein is encoded by the coding sequence ATGAAAAAGTGGGGCTTGGCATTAATAATATGTTTGGGGTTAACTTTTGTTTATATGAAACCTTTTGCTGAACCAAAAGTAGAAATACAATATGATGATTATAAAAATGATAAAGAGGATAGTTGGACTACAGAAGAAATTCAAAAAGAGATTAATGTGGAACAAATTTATCAAGGCAATCTGCTTTTGGTCAATAGTGAACATCCGGTTTACCAAGAGAGTATTAAATCGGATATAGTAAATTTATCAGCCAACAATGATTTAACACAAGGTTACGTATTGTTAGGCACTGACATATATTTATCAGAGGAGATTGCGCATAAATTCCAAGAGATGATTGCAGCTGCAGGAAAAGAGGGCCTTCAATACTTCGCCATTACAAGCGGATTTCGAGACTTCAATGAGCAAAGTATACTTTTTCAAAACATGGGTTCTGACTATGCTTTGCCACCTGGATATAGCGAACATAACCTGGGCTTATCGCTTGATGTAGGATCTACTCAGATGAGGATGACTGATGCACCAGAAGGAAAGTGGATAGAAGAAAACGCTTGGAAATACGGGTTCATTTTACGCTATCCAAAGGATAAGGTAGGAATTACGGGCATTCAATATGAACCGTGGCACATCCGCTATGTTGGTTTCCCACACAGTGCAATTATGAAGGAAAAGAATTTAGTTCTAGAAGAATATATGGAATATCTAAAAAAAGAAGAAACCATATCTGCTAATGTAAACGGGGAGAGGTATGAGATTTCTTATTACCCTGTTACGGAGAATACGTCGATTCCTGTGCCTGCCGATCATTATTATGAGATTTCAGGTAACAATGTCGATGGTGTGATTGTAACAGTGTTTTCCTCATAG
- a CDS encoding GNAT family N-acetyltransferase codes for MEIKFSRDKDIKLEQLEKLYNDLEWYAYTKDLHVLHQAIYQSLDVISAWNDDELVGLIRIVGDGLTIIYIQDILVLNAYQNQGIATQLIQQILEKYVHVRQTVLLTEEAPDVRHFYEKNGFESCDKGLLVAFAKFN; via the coding sequence ATGGAAATTAAGTTCAGTAGGGATAAAGACATCAAGCTAGAACAACTAGAGAAATTATACAACGATTTAGAATGGTATGCTTACACTAAGGATTTACATGTCCTTCATCAAGCGATCTATCAGTCTTTAGATGTTATTTCTGCGTGGAATGACGACGAATTGGTAGGGTTGATTCGTATAGTTGGTGATGGATTGACCATTATCTATATCCAAGATATTTTAGTGTTGAATGCTTATCAAAATCAAGGAATTGCTACTCAACTGATACAACAGATTCTAGAGAAATATGTACATGTTCGTCAAACAGTTTTACTAACGGAGGAAGCTCCTGATGTAAGGCATTTTTATGAAAAAAATGGCTTTGAATCTTGTGATAAGGGATTGTTAGTTGCCTTTGCAAAGTTTAATTAA